From the Aquarana catesbeiana isolate 2022-GZ linkage group LG10, ASM4218655v1, whole genome shotgun sequence genome, the window GAAAGATACTGCAGTTATGTCTTCTTACCAGTCAGATGGTGCAAGATATGTTGTTGAGAGCCCTTCTTGTTTGTATTAGAAAACCACAGTAACAGAAAACTACATCATAACCATTGCAGTTCcactagaaaaaataatatagtatgcaAGCTTTAATACTCATAACACTACTACTTAAACTGGCATTGCACTAGTAGATTTCATACAAACATTTCTAGGATAGTGGTCAGTACATTAGATGACCTGATGAATGTCGTTTGAAAGTACTTAAAAATTTTGGTTGATtttaaccccttaccacccacgCTGGCATCCCTTTAAATAGTTCTCAATGCTCTGGTAGTGGGAAGGGTTGTCTATTTTGTGaccactgtcacagtggtcacatgatcagaagccagtCACTCCGGCTACAGATCTTTAGTCTGCACCGAGAGCTGTCTTTATGAGCTTGTTCTTTGTGCTGCTAGCACATAGTGAATGTGTTCTCAGCACATAAACATCACCTGCCCAGCAGTACATATGTGTGGCGACAAAACAGTGGATTGTAATGCCCACATGGCGCACATATGCAATGCTGGATGGCTGAGAGCACGCCTACTATGCGTtaggcagtaaaggggttaatatTGAATTTTGGATAGAATTCAAATTCCTGAACGAAAATCACATTTGCAGTTAGAACgttcttaaagtacaactaaaggcaaaacttttagggctgcggaaataaacgattaattcctcgattaatcgttaatttttttgattaatcaaaattcttttgatcggtactcacctctccgccggcttcagggtcttcagggagttccgtagGAGATCCGGTGACATCACTCACCTGTATCTATATAGTCCcggctcctcctccaccccctatgTCTTCTGCTTCGCACTGCCCAAAGGGATCGAACAGAGCTTGTGAGAGCGGAAGGCGGAGTGAACTGTACTCCGCGGCTCTGCCCCGCCCCTCAGTGCTGTGCGGGAGATCAGTTTGGTGCTGTGTGTGGGACTCAGATGGTATCAGATCATGGATAGTGGTAGGTAGCCTGTCAGGTggtcctcttcctccccctcctccctagcCCCATGTCATGTAATCTggtctgtgtgtaaaaaaaatgctgctgaATGGGGTTGTGCTGTGGTGGACTTGGCTGGGTGGTCTCCTGACTGttttgggtggtctctttgctgggcagtggcACTCTTTGCTGGGTAGTCTCTTTACTAGTAGTGGTAtttttactgggcagtctctttactgggcagtctctttactggtggtatttttgctgggcagtctctttactgggaaGTCTCTTTGCTGGTGGTCTTTTTGCTGGTGGTCTTtttgtatttgtgtgaactgtgaagttaagtcatggattgtggaaactaactagtgtcgggtgattgtatatagtgtataccacatttaccactgactaatgcagagttgcaatgcaaggagatcagctaaaagtagttggatctgtatgcctgttataattaatcgaaattagtcgattaatctatttttaaaaaattgattaatcgaacacgaaaattttaatcagtaacagccctaaaaactttttttattttttcgttttgaatagagtgcagagggattagaatgcctgtcagtttgtattgctgtctgtgcccccattagggagtttccccctctctatttgtcctgtttaccattatcattgaaagtgaaatgaaaagaaaacccacattttgggttgtctccagaaaagtaatagaggggaaatcttccaatgggggcactagttctggtgagctgggggtccccaaggaatccccttaatttgcaaggatttcttcTCAATTCCTGATTTTCTATaaacaaggaagtgaagggaatcttcgcaatgggacacagatggtgaaaaaacaatctgacaagggttataactctcccttactctattcaaaatgaaaaaaaaaagttttgtctatagttctccTTTAAAGCAAAAACATTAAAATGAAATTCTGCAATGTATGGCCAACTTTGATCACaaattcacccccttggcattttttcatgttttgttgctgcacaacctggaattaacatggattgtttgaggatttgcatcatttaatttacagaacatgcccataatttgaaggtttttttttttttttattgtgaagcaaacaacaaataggacaaaataacagaaaaattcaatgtgcataattattcacccccctaaagtcaatactttgtagagccaccttttgcggctatcacagctccaagtcgctttggataagtctctatgagcttgccacatcttaccactgggatttttgcccattccaccttgcaaaactgatccagctccttcaagttggatggtttgcgcttgtgaacagcaatcgttaagtctgaccacagattttctattggattgaggtctgagctttgactaggccattccaacacatttgcatgtttccccttaaaccactcaagtgttgctttagcagtgtatttggggtcattgtcctgctggaaggtgaacctccatcctagcctcaaatcacacacagagtggtccaggttttgctcaagaatatccctgtatttaacaccatccatctttccctcaactctgatcagtttcccagtcctgactgctgaaaaacatccccacagcatgatgctgccaccaccatgtgtcactgtggggatggtgttctttgggtgatgtgatgtgttgggtttgcgccagacatagcgttttctttgatggccgaaaagttaaattttattctcatcagaccagaccaccttcctccatacattttgggagtctcccacatgcctttttacaaactcaaaacgttccattttgttttttgctgaaagtaatggctttcttctggccactctgccataaagcccaactctatgaagcgtacggcttattgtcatcctctgtacagatactccagtctctgctgtggaactctgcagctcctccagggttaccttagatctctgtgctgcctctctgattaatgccctccttgcccggtccgtgagttttggtgtgtctcttggcaggtttgctgttgtgccatgttctttccatttggttatgatagatttaatggtgctcctagggatcatcaaagatttgaatatttttttataacctaaccctgacttgtacttctcaacaacattgtcccttacttgtttggagagttccttggtcttcatggcagtgtttggttagtggtgcctcttgcttaggtgttgcagcctctggggcctttcaaaaaggtgtgtatatgtaatgacagatcatgtgacacttagattgcacacaggtggacatcatttgacTAATTAtataacttctgaaggtaattggttgcaccagagctttttatgggcttcctaacaaagggggtgaatacatacacacatgccaattatcagttttttatttctgaaaaatagttttatgtatatatttttctaattttacttcaccaacttagactattgtgttctaatcctttacatataattcagattaaaaaaaaaacattaaactaaaggctgtaatgtaacaaaataggtaaaaagccaaggggggggggggggggcggtgaatacttttgcaaggcacctaAAACCCAAATCGAGTTATGCCACGCATCAGGATCAAATAATGTCTGTCATGTACACTGTGGTGGCACCATTGTTAAATCCTTTTATGTATACAGACTATATTGTGTATTATCTCATTTATGCAGAAACAGCTGCTACAATGGCAAAGAAAAATCAGACTATGGTATCAGAATTTATTCTTGCTGGCATTTCCGAAAATCCAGAACTTCACAATTTATTTTTCATTGTACTTCTGTGCATTTATATCATTACAGTGCTTGGAAACCTATCCCTTATTATTGCCTATAGATTTAGTCCCAAACTCCAGACTCCTATGTACTTCTTTCTTGCCAACTTCTCCTTCCTAGATATATGTTACATTTCATCCACTGTACCCAAGATGTTGTCCAACTTGCTGTCAGGTAATAAAACCATCTCATTTTGCGGGTGCATCCTACAGTTGTACAGTTTCGGAGTGTGTGGCGGTACAGAGTGCTATGTACTGGCAGCCATGGCGTATGATCGATATAATGCCATATGCCACCCACTGCTGTATACCACCATCATGAACAAAAAGACGTGCCTTCAGCTTATTGCTGGCTCTTGGATTATTGGCAGTGCCAACATTTTCATACACACAGTCCTGACCTTCCAGTTGCCTTTCTGTGACAATAAGATACACCAGGTATTTTGTGACATCCCGCCACTATTGAAACTCTCCTGTATTGACACCTGGACCAATGAAATTGTCATATTTTTAACAAGCGGTCTTGTTATACTTTGTTCATTTATTTTAATCCTTTTATCTTACATAAAGATCTTATCATCAATTTTGACAATCCACTCAACCACAGGGATGAAGAAAGCATTTTCTACTTGTACTTCCCACTTAATAGTGGTAACGGTATTTTACGGATCAATCATGTTCGTGTACCTAAAACCCAAATCGAGTTATGCCACGCATCAGGATCAAATAGTGGCTGTCATGTACACTGTGGTGGCACCATTGTTAAATCCTTTTATATATAGTTTAAGAAACAGTGAGGTTAAAAATGCTCTTGTGAAGATGGCTAAGTCCATGTGGAGAACTGAaaaaccttaaagggtaactccactttttttgggggaaaaaatggcaaataaagaaaaaacaatatagcgtgtacaattgtgacacaattcatattgtaattgaatgttattaaaaacgacctttccttttcaatctgcagctctgtaattttctttaaaatgcaatatggctacctggaggtgttctgtacacagaatgtgtacagaacgccccccagaaacatcattttctgcttgtgtggttgactcaccgattttcccagaagtctacagtaAGATACAATTCAGATTTgcggcatcccctggaacaaaagggatgcaggcccagattTCCTcaatagtgccctgcagctgccacagttgattgataattatgaaaccacttatATTAGACCCACtgggcacagagaaacaaacagtgatttcttcagaataacaaaaggtaggaatctgcaacaaagtttgttaaaatccttgtaatgtacaaatgtacatagatcacccagaggggaaaaaaactatattttttacattctgctataaaacacatccgataaaaaaatgtaaaaaatctaacttcctcatcaatttaggtcaatatgtattctgctacatgtttttggtaataaaaaaaaccccaattagcttatattgattggtttgcacaaaagttatagcatctacaaactatgagatatatttattgaagttttatttattttttattctttactagtaatggcggcgctcAGTGATTCATATCGggaatattgcggcagacaaattgcgACACtcaattgcggcggacaaattggacactcaactgacacttttgacacttttttgggaaccagtgacaccaataccgtgatcagtcctaaaaatatgcactgtcactgtactaatgacactggctgggaaggggttaagcatttagagcgatcaaagggttaaatgtgttcctaaccagtgtttttgtgtacacattgtggtgctttcactaagggatgtgctagATTTTATTATCTGCTTTGcaaggaaacaaaatccagcacattccTGCTGAGGGGCCtgagatctgctttgtttacataggcagagctctgtcctctctctctcctcgccaatcagcaggcaggtctgGACTGgacatagggcagaccgggcatgtGCCTGGTGGGCTGGGGCCGCCCGctccgtggcctgttgatgatcaggccgcacagcgggaggtaagcggcaaCCGCGGCCCGAATATGGGTAACACTCGCCTActgctatgcggccgtgcctgtgtcatctctggcggctgcatgggctgagctgtgtgtctctctcacacacagctcagcctcagagccgcgcTGACAGTTCTGCTCTCCTCCTCCAGCCATGGGCGTCTGCACGATGGGGAGAGCTACAGGCTGCTGTCATGatgtttcccccgctcgccccccctccccttctcatgtCAGCAGCACAGGGAAGAGATGGCTTTCCTGTCTGTTCttcttccctccccattggccgcagcggagggccaatcagaagcaaCTAGAgggggatcatgggaaatgtagtcccagagataggtggCCAAATTTTTTTAAGCAGGGAGCAGACTAaagtccccagcatgcactctgttGGGGTAAAACAGAAAACCTGgaaacaagctgaggagtgcttgtagcagctactacaggagacatggaaaacgAGAGAGAGGACcatgctgggggaactaatagccccagcaccaccagagagagctacgctgtaccgcaccaccagagaaaaagccacgctgtaccgcaccaccagagagagagccacgctgtactacaccaccagagagagagccacgctgcacgaCACCACCagacagagagccacgctgtactgcacCTCCAGAAAGaaagcaggtcagtgtcactgggcagtgtgggcacaataggagacagagtactagcattgtatggccacaataggactgggacactgtaatataaaggggactgcactgtaaaggggcactgtaatcattgcagtgcccctttacagtgcagttccctttatatcacagtgtccctgcacattacagtgtggactaccgacaccagccacccccaCGACTGtctaccaacaccccccccccaggtccctggaaaagttggctgctcagtctaaaatgcccgggcctatttttgtcccagtccgggcctgtcaGCAGGTGCCAGTGGACCTCCattgggaagaggttaacatctggggcgatcaaattgttaaatgtgtggccaacatgtTACTGTACAGTATGTGCTGTTTTTAccaagcaatgtgctgttttttacttcctgctttg encodes:
- the LOC141109888 gene encoding olfactory receptor 8H3-like — protein: MAKKNQTMVSEFILAGISENPELHNLFFIVLLCIYIITVLGNLSLIIAYRFSPKLQTPMYFFLANFSFLDICYISSTVPKMLSNLLSGNKTISFCGCILQLYSFGVCGGTECYVLAAMAYDRYNAICHPLLYTTIMNKKTCLQLIAGSWIIGSANIFIHTVLTFQLPFCDNKIHQVFCDIPPLLKLSCIDTWTNEIVIFLTSGLVILCSFILILLSYIKILSSILTIHSTTGMKKAFSTCTSHLIVVTVFYGSIMFVYLKPKSSYATHQDQIVAVMYTVVAPLLNPFIYSLRNSEVKNALVKMAKSMWRTEKP